The following proteins come from a genomic window of Peptoniphilus equinus:
- the rsxC gene encoding electron transport complex subunit RsxC: MSSNLTFKVGGVHMDEHKGLSESSPIQRLPEPKVVYIPMSQHIGAPCTPTVQKGDRVLMGQTVGTSDAFISSDVHASVSGTVLEIKKMYTADGRFCDCVVIENDGMNEAQTPNPISNYDSLPVDDFVDFTKKMGLVGMGGAGFPLHAKLKGQVPLDECIINGAECEPYLTCDHRIMLEKTAEILEGLKIFANFYNPNVSYMAIEENKPDAIKRMNEVIAATPRFKNLKVVSCQTKYPQGDSKRLSEAVVGRIVPQNGVTNDVGVFLTNVGTTLAFYEAVVEGKSSYERVITVSGAGIKEPKNLLVKVGTPVQDIIDFAGGLNDNAVEIVCGGPMTGKSVFDMQSPITKTTSGLLALSAEEMQLEDESPCIRCSRCVDHCPAHINPTTINSAILKEDVEYCAELHADQCMECGICSFVCPAKRTLAPSVKLAKREIKMQAMKAKN, from the coding sequence ATGAGTTCGAATCTCACTTTTAAAGTGGGCGGTGTACATATGGATGAACACAAAGGACTTAGTGAATCATCGCCAATCCAGCGATTACCTGAACCTAAGGTAGTCTATATTCCTATGAGCCAGCATATTGGAGCCCCATGTACTCCAACGGTTCAAAAAGGGGATAGGGTGCTTATGGGTCAAACCGTTGGTACGAGCGATGCATTTATTTCAAGTGATGTGCATGCTTCCGTTTCCGGCACGGTGCTGGAAATCAAAAAGATGTATACGGCTGATGGACGGTTTTGTGACTGCGTTGTCATTGAAAACGATGGCATGAATGAAGCTCAAACTCCAAATCCTATTTCTAATTATGACAGTCTTCCGGTGGATGACTTTGTCGACTTCACAAAGAAGATGGGTCTTGTGGGAATGGGGGGCGCCGGATTTCCTCTTCATGCCAAGCTGAAAGGTCAAGTGCCTTTGGACGAATGCATTATCAACGGGGCGGAGTGTGAGCCCTACCTGACCTGCGATCATCGCATTATGCTTGAGAAGACGGCAGAGATTTTGGAAGGTCTTAAAATTTTTGCGAACTTCTACAATCCAAATGTGTCGTATATGGCCATTGAAGAAAATAAGCCGGACGCCATTAAACGGATGAATGAAGTGATTGCAGCGACGCCGCGGTTTAAGAATTTGAAAGTGGTCAGCTGTCAGACTAAGTATCCGCAGGGCGATTCTAAGCGGCTTTCAGAAGCTGTCGTTGGTCGTATCGTGCCTCAAAACGGGGTGACCAATGATGTGGGTGTGTTTTTAACCAATGTGGGTACCACGCTTGCTTTCTATGAAGCGGTTGTGGAAGGTAAATCGTCCTATGAACGGGTGATTACTGTAAGTGGTGCCGGCATTAAAGAGCCGAAGAATCTCTTGGTTAAAGTTGGTACACCGGTTCAAGACATTATCGACTTTGCAGGCGGTTTAAATGACAATGCGGTGGAAATTGTCTGTGGCGGTCCGATGACGGGCAAAAGCGTCTTCGATATGCAAAGTCCTATTACGAAAACGACATCCGGTCTTCTCGCCCTCTCTGCAGAAGAAATGCAATTGGAAGACGAATCGCCTTGTATTCGTTGTTCGCGGTGCGTGGATCACTGTCCGGCACATATCAATCCGACGACGATCAACAGTGCAATTTTAAAAGAGGACGTTGAGTACTGCGCTGAGCTTCATGCGGACCAATGTATGGAATGCGGCATTTGCTCTTTTGTCTGCCCTGCTAAACGTACTCTGGCACCGTCCGTCAAACTTGCAAAGCGAGAAATCAAAATGCAAGCTATGAAAGCTAAAAACTAG
- a CDS encoding FMN-binding protein: protein MKEPIKFGLILLMFCAISAGLLAFVNGQTADVIAKAQLQATLDSYETIFGDEADGFEVYDETKLAALQATYPEVDAVFVATKGGQPIGYGINFIAGGYGGNMTNAIGIKREGDQILGFRNIVNAETKGFGTQIQDEPYYTSYEGKSAAGELTISTNPQAETEILQISGATVTSKGVARGVNIALQAYNNVLKSE, encoded by the coding sequence ATGAAAGAGCCAATTAAATTCGGTTTAATTTTACTTATGTTTTGCGCCATCAGTGCCGGCCTGCTCGCTTTTGTCAACGGACAAACCGCAGATGTTATCGCTAAAGCTCAACTTCAAGCCACTTTGGATTCCTATGAAACTATTTTCGGAGATGAAGCGGACGGCTTTGAAGTCTATGATGAGACAAAACTTGCTGCGCTTCAAGCCACGTATCCTGAAGTGGATGCTGTCTTTGTTGCCACTAAAGGTGGTCAACCGATTGGATACGGTATTAATTTCATTGCCGGCGGTTATGGCGGCAATATGACCAATGCAATCGGTATTAAACGTGAAGGGGATCAAATCCTCGGATTCAGAAATATTGTGAATGCGGAAACAAAAGGTTTCGGGACGCAAATTCAAGATGAACCGTACTACACCTCATATGAAGGCAAGTCTGCGGCAGGGGAGCTGACCATTAGCACCAATCCTCAAGCAGAAACTGAAATCCTTCAGATTTCCGGTGCAACGGTTACGTCTAAGGGTGTGGCCCGCGGGGTGAATATTGCCCTTCAAGCCTACAACAACGTTTTAAAAAGTGAATAG
- the rsxE gene encoding electron transport complex subunit RsxE, protein MKLSKVFFNAVFKNNPVFIQMIGLCSVLAITNSLMSAIAMGIAVTFVLIMSNGVVSILRGIIPDKIRIPCFIVVIATFVTIVQMVLQAFFPPIYDALGIFLPLIVVNCCILGEAEGFAYKNKLIPSLVDGLGTGIGYMMAVVAMGLVRELLGYGTLLDVQILPESYPGIGLMGAPAGAFILLGFYIAGYKLLLSRKKGD, encoded by the coding sequence ATGAAATTATCCAAAGTATTTTTTAATGCTGTGTTTAAAAACAACCCTGTATTCATTCAAATGATCGGGTTGTGTTCGGTGCTGGCTATTACCAATTCGTTGATGAGTGCTATTGCCATGGGAATTGCCGTAACTTTTGTACTTATCATGAGCAACGGTGTGGTATCGATTTTGCGAGGTATTATTCCTGATAAGATTCGGATTCCATGCTTTATCGTCGTTATTGCGACTTTTGTAACTATTGTTCAAATGGTGCTTCAAGCATTTTTCCCACCTATTTACGACGCGCTTGGAATTTTTCTTCCGCTGATCGTTGTAAACTGCTGCATCCTTGGCGAAGCGGAAGGTTTTGCCTATAAAAACAAACTCATTCCATCTCTTGTGGACGGTTTGGGCACCGGGATCGGTTATATGATGGCTGTTGTCGCTATGGGTCTGGTTCGCGAGCTTTTAGGTTACGGGACGCTGCTGGATGTACAGATCTTACCAGAATCTTATCCAGGCATTGGCCTTATGGGCGCTCCTGCCGGGGCATTTATCCTCCTCGGATTTTATATTGCCGGTTACAAACTGTTATTGTCCAGAAAGAAGGGTGACTAA
- a CDS encoding acyl-CoA thioesterase, whose amino-acid sequence MQNIFTKSTADSRVSFSHATVPEDLNEGGHVYGARLLEWADNLSAVIAISHRRGGVTTASFDQFDFIRPIKLGDFVHAKGFISGTGPHSMEIFIKFIGEDSVTGDRYLAAVTFITYAARRLKEGEVVPGIVGDTEEEKTIIAGYEGRRMRVKEKIARNQALFTAINLEKD is encoded by the coding sequence TTGCAAAATATCTTTACTAAATCTACCGCAGATAGCCGTGTGAGTTTTTCCCATGCCACTGTGCCGGAGGATCTTAATGAAGGCGGACATGTCTATGGTGCACGGCTTTTGGAGTGGGCGGATAATCTGTCTGCTGTCATTGCCATCTCTCACCGACGAGGCGGTGTGACCACGGCATCCTTTGACCAGTTTGATTTTATTCGTCCCATTAAGCTTGGAGATTTTGTTCACGCAAAAGGCTTTATTTCAGGGACAGGACCTCATTCCATGGAAATCTTCATTAAGTTTATCGGTGAAGATTCCGTCACCGGAGATAGATATCTTGCGGCAGTGACCTTTATCACCTATGCAGCTCGTCGTCTTAAAGAAGGGGAAGTCGTTCCGGGGATTGTGGGCGATACGGAGGAAGAAAAAACTATTATTGCAGGTTACGAAGGACGGCGTATGCGTGTCAAAGAGAAAATAGCACGCAATCAGGCCTTGTTTACTGCGATTAATTTGGAAAAAGATTGA
- a CDS encoding ABC transporter ATP-binding protein — protein sequence METNQMRQPLVSARNIKKHFKVKQGTLKAVDGVSFDIYPGETFGLVGESGCGKSTTGRTILRLVKPSGGELFFDGVDIFKLSEAELRKKRREFQFIFQDPYASLNPRMTVEAIVEEPMIINGLYKDDKERKARVIELLQLVGLSAEHASRFPHEFSGGQRQRVGIARALAVNPKFIVCDEPISALDVSIQAQVINILIELQKKMELTYLFIAHDLSMVRYISDRVGVMYLGNMMEVAASDELYSHPLHPYTKALMSAIPIANPEIQRNKKRIVLQGEVPSPIDPKDECPFVERCPMAEGKCRESKPALREIQPKHFVACHLV from the coding sequence ATGGAAACTAATCAAATGAGACAACCTCTTGTCAGTGCTCGCAATATTAAAAAGCATTTTAAAGTTAAGCAAGGCACCCTCAAAGCTGTGGATGGTGTGAGTTTTGACATTTATCCCGGCGAGACGTTTGGTCTTGTCGGCGAGAGTGGCTGCGGGAAATCGACCACGGGCCGTACGATTCTTCGTTTGGTGAAGCCAAGTGGCGGCGAATTGTTCTTTGACGGCGTCGATATCTTCAAACTATCCGAGGCGGAGCTTCGGAAAAAACGTCGCGAATTTCAGTTTATCTTTCAAGATCCCTATGCATCGTTAAACCCTAGAATGACCGTGGAAGCCATTGTTGAAGAACCGATGATTATCAATGGTCTCTACAAAGATGACAAGGAACGCAAGGCTCGCGTGATTGAACTCTTGCAATTGGTGGGTCTGTCTGCAGAGCACGCCTCTCGCTTTCCTCACGAGTTTTCCGGCGGACAGCGGCAGCGTGTAGGGATTGCGCGGGCACTGGCTGTCAATCCGAAGTTCATCGTATGTGACGAACCGATTTCGGCACTGGATGTATCGATTCAAGCTCAAGTTATCAATATTCTTATCGAACTGCAAAAAAAGATGGAATTGACGTATCTCTTTATTGCACATGACCTATCCATGGTGCGCTACATTTCGGATCGCGTCGGAGTGATGTATCTTGGGAATATGATGGAAGTTGCGGCGTCGGATGAACTTTACAGCCATCCGCTTCACCCTTACACCAAGGCGCTGATGTCAGCCATTCCGATTGCGAATCCGGAAATTCAACGCAACAAGAAGCGCATTGTCCTTCAAGGGGAAGTACCAAGTCCGATAGACCCTAAGGACGAGTGTCCGTTTGTGGAGCGCTGTCCAATGGCGGAAGGTAAGTGCCGTGAATCCAAACCGGCCCTTAGAGAAATACAGCCGAAACATTTTGTGGCATGTCATTTAGTTTAA
- a CDS encoding thymidine kinase, with protein sequence MHQYKGRLIVHTGSMFSGKTSSLEKDIKRFKIAGYNTVAFKPTLDTRYNKDTITTHDNTMIEALPCPSIETVLEYVAHHDVDVIGIDEVQFLEGELTDILNAVDHILKLKKTVVVAGLDMDFEGNPFAIVKELMPRADYLTKHHAVCTCCGADAWVSHRKSADKSRIVIGAAEEYEPLCRNCYNELIDKETNNSL encoded by the coding sequence ATGCATCAGTATAAGGGGCGTCTTATCGTTCACACCGGGTCTATGTTCAGCGGTAAGACTTCCAGTTTAGAAAAAGATATTAAACGGTTTAAGATCGCGGGGTACAATACGGTGGCCTTTAAACCTACTTTGGATACTCGATATAACAAGGACACCATTACGACCCATGACAACACCATGATTGAAGCTTTGCCCTGTCCCTCCATTGAGACAGTGCTAGAATATGTGGCACACCATGACGTCGATGTTATCGGTATTGATGAAGTCCAATTCTTAGAAGGTGAGCTGACGGATATTTTAAACGCTGTGGATCATATCTTAAAATTAAAAAAGACGGTGGTGGTGGCAGGGCTGGACATGGATTTTGAAGGGAATCCTTTTGCCATTGTCAAAGAACTGATGCCGAGGGCTGACTATTTAACCAAACATCACGCCGTCTGTACCTGTTGCGGCGCCGATGCCTGGGTGTCACATAGAAAGAGTGCAGATAAAAGTCGCATTGTCATCGGAGCAGCTGAAGAGTATGAACCGCTTTGCCGGAATTGTTACAACGAACTGATTGACAAAGAAACAAATAATAGCTTATAA
- a CDS encoding PfkB family carbohydrate kinase, translated as MTPRESEIMELIKKTPTITQQEIADILDIKRSSVAVHINNLSKQGYILGRRYIVRAEPYICVIGGANMDIIGYPEGEIIQKDSNPGSIRRSTGGVGHNIAVNLAKLGAYTSFITALGNDQDGDILLQELKEIGIDVDHLYIMDKYPTSTYLAILNEHRDMEFAINDMKIIEELTPKLIFKRKKRIENAEFAVLDTNLSHDTINYILKEIRQKYYVDCVSVHKAKKIESNLNRIYFLKCNKIEAEYLAGMTIDSIEDGYQVCDIIMRKGVETLVVTMGDKGLIYSDMKHKEFLASDKVDVMNVSGAGDAFMAGYIYADFNGFSLDKKLKMAMAMSRHVLQTEETTIDAMAKNSIKKEMELC; from the coding sequence ATGACACCACGTGAATCCGAAATTATGGAACTGATAAAAAAGACGCCGACCATTACACAGCAAGAGATCGCCGATATACTTGATATTAAGCGCTCCTCTGTGGCTGTGCACATCAACAATTTATCCAAGCAGGGCTACATTTTGGGGCGTCGCTATATTGTACGGGCTGAGCCTTACATCTGTGTCATCGGCGGTGCAAATATGGATATTATTGGCTATCCGGAAGGCGAGATCATTCAAAAGGACTCCAATCCCGGCAGCATTCGTCGTTCTACCGGGGGGGTAGGTCATAATATTGCCGTGAATTTAGCGAAGCTTGGTGCGTATACGTCGTTTATTACTGCACTGGGCAATGATCAGGACGGTGACATTCTGCTTCAGGAGCTTAAAGAGATAGGCATTGATGTGGACCACCTCTATATCATGGATAAGTATCCTACTTCCACGTACCTTGCCATTTTAAATGAGCATCGTGATATGGAGTTTGCCATCAATGATATGAAAATTATTGAAGAACTCACACCGAAGTTGATTTTCAAAAGGAAGAAGCGCATTGAAAATGCGGAGTTCGCTGTGTTAGATACCAATTTATCCCACGATACGATCAACTATATTTTAAAGGAAATTCGACAAAAATATTATGTGGATTGTGTCTCTGTCCACAAAGCTAAGAAAATTGAGAGCAACCTGAACCGTATTTATTTCTTAAAATGCAATAAAATTGAAGCGGAATACCTGGCGGGGATGACCATTGACTCCATCGAAGACGGCTACCAAGTGTGTGATATTATCATGCGTAAAGGGGTTGAAACTTTGGTGGTCACTATGGGAGATAAAGGTCTCATCTATAGTGATATGAAGCATAAAGAGTTTTTGGCGAGTGACAAGGTGGATGTGATGAATGTATCCGGGGCCGGTGATGCCTTTATGGCTGGGTATATCTATGCCGACTTTAACGGCTTTTCACTGGACAAAAAACTGAAGATGGCGATGGCTATGTCTCGTCATGTCCTTCAAACGGAAGAGACTACCATTGATGCCATGGCAAAGAACAGTATTAAAAAGGAGATGGAATTATGTTAA
- a CDS encoding RnfABCDGE type electron transport complex subunit D, with product MDNTKQNPTVSERFVSLAPHVRSNDTTQKIMRDVIIALVPAMAGSIYFFGMNAAMLMAVCVASCVLAEFIFQKAMKKEVRIGDLSAVVTGILIAFNLPATAPWWMAAFGSAFAIIVIKECFGGIGSNFMNPAIGARIVIMASWAKLMTDYVSPEMVKNGGQLVVNDAWAVSSASADAVAYATPLGMLKAGTYEQLPSLMDMATGNIGGVIGETSAILLLIGALYLIVRKVMSPLIPVVYIATTAVVLVIAGVPVEYLPYHILGGGLILGAFFMATDYASSPINVKGKIIFAIGCGVVTAVIRTKASLPEGVSYAIALMNVCTPLIDRLTRTEAYGEAK from the coding sequence ATGGATAATACAAAACAAAATCCTACAGTTTCGGAACGCTTTGTATCACTTGCCCCTCACGTACGGAGTAACGATACAACACAGAAAATTATGCGCGATGTGATTATTGCCCTTGTACCGGCAATGGCAGGCAGTATTTACTTCTTCGGTATGAACGCCGCCATGCTCATGGCAGTGTGTGTCGCATCCTGTGTTTTAGCTGAATTTATTTTCCAAAAAGCGATGAAAAAAGAAGTGCGCATCGGAGATCTCTCTGCCGTGGTCACCGGGATTCTTATCGCTTTTAACTTGCCTGCTACGGCACCGTGGTGGATGGCTGCTTTTGGTTCGGCATTTGCTATTATAGTTATTAAAGAATGCTTTGGCGGTATCGGATCCAACTTTATGAATCCTGCTATTGGAGCACGTATCGTCATTATGGCTTCCTGGGCCAAGCTCATGACTGATTATGTCAGTCCGGAAATGGTCAAAAACGGTGGTCAACTGGTAGTTAATGATGCGTGGGCTGTAAGCAGCGCGTCTGCAGATGCTGTAGCTTATGCCACGCCGCTAGGAATGCTAAAAGCCGGTACTTACGAGCAACTGCCAAGTCTTATGGATATGGCTACCGGCAATATTGGTGGTGTTATTGGTGAAACATCGGCTATTCTTCTACTTATAGGTGCACTCTATCTCATCGTGCGAAAGGTGATGTCACCGCTTATTCCGGTGGTCTATATTGCGACGACAGCAGTAGTATTGGTCATTGCAGGTGTGCCCGTTGAATATCTGCCATATCACATTCTCGGCGGCGGATTGATTCTTGGAGCTTTCTTTATGGCAACGGATTATGCTTCGTCGCCTATTAATGTGAAGGGCAAAATTATTTTTGCCATCGGTTGCGGGGTGGTCACTGCCGTTATCCGTACCAAGGCATCGCTGCCGGAAGGGGTTTCTTATGCTATTGCTCTGATGAATGTATGTACACCGCTTATCGATCGTTTAACACGTACAGAAGCATATGGGGAGGCGAAATAA
- a CDS encoding stalk domain-containing protein, producing MKKRYFSPLVLSLLLLFSFAVPTHADEAAPVRLWMSGQYLNSDVDPIIQNDRTLVPLRIISENLGYEVEWVAETLTVVLKKPDQTTLTLRINEPYIQEENKQAQKLDVAPILYNNRTMVPIRVVAENLGLQVDWDNNNRTVVIGDGYIIPVSANTFQEAYVVRAVSGDTVPLPASDQAQGKIIGNKNSGIYHVPGGASYDKVSSKNAVYFDTEAQAQAAGYRRAKR from the coding sequence ATGAAAAAAAGATATTTTTCACCTTTGGTTCTATCTTTGCTTTTGTTATTTAGCTTTGCAGTTCCAACACACGCTGACGAAGCCGCACCTGTGAGACTTTGGATGTCCGGGCAATATCTCAATTCCGATGTAGACCCTATCATTCAAAATGATCGCACTCTTGTCCCGCTAAGAATTATTTCCGAAAATCTAGGCTATGAAGTCGAGTGGGTCGCGGAAACACTCACGGTTGTTTTGAAAAAACCGGATCAAACTACGCTCACTTTGCGCATCAACGAACCCTATATTCAAGAAGAAAATAAGCAAGCACAGAAGCTCGATGTTGCACCAATCCTTTACAACAATAGAACTATGGTACCAATCCGAGTCGTTGCAGAAAACCTAGGTCTACAGGTAGATTGGGATAACAACAACCGAACAGTGGTAATCGGCGATGGCTACATCATCCCTGTATCTGCCAATACATTCCAAGAAGCGTATGTGGTACGCGCCGTAAGTGGTGACACTGTACCATTGCCCGCAAGCGACCAAGCGCAAGGCAAAATTATCGGCAATAAAAATAGCGGTATTTACCATGTGCCAGGCGGCGCAAGTTATGATAAAGTGAGTTCAAAAAATGCCGTATACTTTGACACCGAAGCACAGGCTCAAGCAGCCGGATATAGACGCGCGAAGCGCTAA
- the rsxA gene encoding electron transport complex subunit RsxA: MLGSIITILISTILVNNYIFAQFLGICPFLGVSSKVETATGMGVAVTFVVVIASAVTWLLQTFLLNQFGLEYLQTIIFILVIASLVQFVEMVIKKLSPSLYTAMGVFLPLITTNCMVLGVTVLNVQNGYNLVETVISGFGASVGFTIALILMAALRERLQYANVPKALQGVPIALISAGLMALAFSGFAGLV; this comes from the coding sequence ATGTTAGGATCCATTATTACCATACTGATTTCAACCATCTTGGTTAACAACTACATTTTTGCCCAGTTCCTCGGCATTTGTCCTTTCCTTGGCGTTTCATCCAAAGTGGAAACGGCAACCGGCATGGGTGTTGCGGTAACCTTCGTTGTTGTCATTGCTTCTGCAGTGACTTGGCTGCTGCAAACTTTCCTTTTAAACCAATTTGGTCTGGAATATTTACAAACAATTATCTTTATTCTTGTTATTGCATCGCTGGTACAATTTGTGGAGATGGTTATTAAAAAGTTGTCACCATCCCTCTACACGGCCATGGGTGTTTTCCTGCCTCTGATTACGACCAACTGTATGGTACTGGGGGTTACTGTACTTAACGTGCAAAACGGCTATAACTTAGTCGAAACTGTCATTAGCGGTTTCGGTGCTTCAGTGGGTTTTACCATTGCTCTTATTCTTATGGCAGCCCTGCGTGAACGGCTTCAATATGCCAACGTCCCTAAGGCACTTCAAGGTGTGCCGATTGCGCTTATCAGTGCGGGACTTATGGCATTGGCATTCTCTGGCTTTGCCGGATTGGTATAG
- a CDS encoding ArsB/NhaD family transporter has protein sequence MKEVLLIFIVSSLLLIGLILLKPTVKVGQYTIALYVIAPILGALTMLCSGHISLNEVLAGLTAQSSINPVQILALFLSMTFMSIVLEEVGFFVYLANKVIALANSSQRLLFLSLYITVAILTIFTSNDIIILTFTPFIVYFARNAKINPLPYLIASFVTANTWSMFLVIGNPTNIYLATSAGINFFQYMTTMIVPTVASGIISFVFLFFIFRKSLDENMTITQVDTTLKDKPAVILCLSHLGVCILLMAASSLLHLQMWKISVGFFISLVLSITVLSAIRRKKPTYLVRAGKRMPLEIIPFIVSMFIMVLALTKTDLLTEASVYMANHNPVLSFGISSFIMSNVINNIPMSVVYSQLLSPLATSSAFFPATFASIIGSNVGALLTPVGALAGIMWTNMLKELDCHFSFVSFIKYAGSVGLVSMVTALITLNIVI, from the coding sequence ATGAAAGAAGTTTTACTCATTTTTATTGTCTCCAGTCTGCTTCTTATTGGACTGATATTATTGAAGCCTACGGTGAAAGTCGGGCAATATACCATCGCCTTATATGTCATCGCACCAATCTTGGGCGCACTGACTATGTTGTGCTCGGGTCACATCAGCCTCAACGAAGTGCTGGCCGGACTGACAGCCCAATCCTCAATAAACCCGGTACAAATCCTGGCCCTGTTTTTATCAATGACCTTTATGTCTATCGTCTTAGAGGAAGTCGGATTTTTTGTCTATTTGGCGAACAAAGTGATTGCGTTGGCGAATTCCAGCCAAAGGCTGTTATTTTTGTCACTGTATATCACAGTGGCCATCTTAACCATCTTCACCTCAAATGACATCATCATTTTAACTTTCACACCTTTTATCGTCTACTTTGCCAGAAACGCCAAAATAAACCCTCTACCCTATCTCATTGCGTCGTTTGTAACCGCCAACACCTGGTCGATGTTTTTAGTCATAGGAAATCCTACGAATATTTATCTCGCCACCAGTGCGGGAATCAACTTTTTTCAATACATGACCACCATGATTGTTCCCACTGTAGCGAGCGGTATCATCTCATTTGTCTTTTTGTTTTTCATTTTCAGAAAAAGTCTGGACGAAAACATGACAATCACTCAAGTTGATACAACACTCAAGGATAAACCCGCCGTCATACTGTGTTTAAGTCACCTCGGCGTGTGTATTCTATTAATGGCCGCCTCGTCTCTATTGCATTTACAAATGTGGAAAATATCAGTTGGATTTTTTATATCCCTTGTGCTTTCAATAACGGTGCTCTCCGCTATTCGAAGAAAGAAACCCACCTATCTTGTCCGAGCCGGTAAGAGAATGCCCTTAGAAATAATTCCCTTTATCGTATCCATGTTTATTATGGTACTGGCACTCACTAAAACAGACCTGCTCACCGAGGCGTCAGTGTACATGGCCAATCATAACCCCGTGCTATCCTTCGGTATATCGTCTTTTATCATGTCCAATGTCATCAACAATATTCCCATGAGTGTCGTCTATTCACAGCTGCTAAGTCCCCTCGCAACATCCTCCGCCTTTTTTCCGGCGACTTTTGCATCCATTATAGGTTCCAATGTCGGCGCGTTGTTAACACCGGTAGGAGCTCTTGCAGGCATCATGTGGACCAACATGTTAAAAGAGCTGGACTGCCACTTTTCTTTCGTCAGCTTTATCAAATATGCAGGGTCTGTCGGACTGGTCAGTATGGTCACAGCCCTAATCACCCTTAATATCGTTATCTAA
- a CDS encoding pseudouridine-5'-phosphate glycosidase codes for MLNQEQMKKYMVFSEEVRDALEHNKPVVALESTIISHGMPYPENLETALSCERIVRENGCVPATTAIIGGKIHVGLTEEELKFMATSKDIIKCSRRDYAYVIANGLNGATTVATSILTASLAGIKLLVTGGIGGVHRGAETTFDISRDLQELATHNVTVVCAGAKSILDIGLTLEYLETFGIPVYGYQTDEMPAFYTQNSGFKLDYRMDDVETIAKSINTKRELGLDGGVLVANPIPEDAAMDAAVIGEAIDLAIREAEREGIHGKETTPFLLSSVLNATGGQSLTSNISLVENNAKIGAQIAKYLY; via the coding sequence ATGTTAAATCAAGAACAAATGAAAAAGTATATGGTCTTTAGTGAAGAAGTCCGTGACGCTTTGGAACACAATAAACCTGTTGTCGCATTGGAATCCACTATTATTTCTCATGGTATGCCTTATCCTGAAAATTTGGAGACGGCGCTTTCCTGTGAACGCATTGTGAGAGAAAATGGCTGTGTACCGGCGACTACTGCTATAATTGGTGGCAAGATTCACGTGGGCCTCACCGAAGAGGAACTCAAATTCATGGCAACATCGAAGGATATTATTAAATGTTCTCGTCGTGACTATGCTTATGTCATTGCGAACGGACTTAACGGGGCGACTACGGTTGCAACATCCATTTTAACGGCGTCCCTTGCAGGTATTAAACTGTTGGTTACCGGAGGCATTGGCGGGGTGCACCGTGGCGCAGAAACCACTTTTGATATCTCTCGCGATCTTCAGGAACTTGCTACGCACAATGTCACCGTAGTGTGTGCCGGCGCGAAGTCCATTTTAGATATCGGTTTGACGTTGGAATACCTAGAAACTTTCGGGATACCGGTTTATGGCTATCAAACAGATGAAATGCCGGCGTTTTATACGCAAAACTCCGGCTTCAAATTGGACTATCGCATGGACGATGTCGAAACTATTGCCAAGTCTATCAATACAAAGCGGGAACTGGGCTTAGATGGCGGCGTGTTAGTGGCCAATCCGATTCCTGAAGACGCGGCGATGGATGCTGCTGTTATCGGAGAAGCCATTGACCTCGCTATTCGTGAAGCTGAAAGAGAAGGTATTCACGGCAAGGAAACCACACCGTTCCTTCTCTCCAGTGTTCTCAACGCCACCGGCGGTCAATCCCTCACCTCGAATATTTCTCTTGTGGAAAACAACGCAAAAATAGGCGCACAAATTGCAAAATATCTTTACTAA